One window of the Synergistaceae bacterium genome contains the following:
- a CDS encoding lectin like domain-containing protein yields MRKMIRKLLYALAVLALAASGASHAEAAAGLRPVPLNPDFVRYREGTLKTDYPPSPIDWSYVKKARAARKDNKMTLRATGADVDIELPASFDLSALGRTPPVANQKGWGTCWAFAAIEVMESNLINKGAYVPLSELHLAYFTYSFDERNGLPGYFRNVLLRNDEELHNPIFDTGGLPDKVAAMLSRGTGPVLEADAPYPDMGEGDLGWATYLPPAPYAPARFRLGSFLCHVSVEDAKKALMDENFGALSANFDIDGYLGGAHFYSTEGHSNHEVLLVGWDDGYSRENFRSGDVVPAEDGAWKIQNSWGTEFDGEPVGDNGYFYISYEDTTFCDDVPGPYSITLEPLESWDGIYFHDALGHCLNIEGNNLSEHLEAAVFEAVRDEEVVAAGFVTANEDMTYEIQIYRDIPSGEGPGAGKPALAAPQIGAAYEMGYRAVRLKEPVRVKKGERFAVAVKIATRDGSEAYLPAEAMIPGYSDDAAVSPGHSYLYSDVGNGPEWLDTYQLVMTDAWDEYSPRNFDVNVKAFTVAASEQKSSGGGCSAGAFGPFMFLTALAAFAAGRKR; encoded by the coding sequence ATTACCCGCCTTCCCCCATCGATTGGTCCTATGTGAAAAAGGCCCGCGCCGCCCGGAAGGACAATAAAATGACGCTCCGCGCGACCGGGGCGGACGTGGACATAGAACTGCCCGCGTCCTTCGACCTCTCGGCGCTGGGGCGCACGCCTCCCGTGGCCAATCAAAAAGGCTGGGGCACCTGCTGGGCCTTCGCGGCCATCGAGGTGATGGAGTCCAACCTCATCAACAAGGGCGCCTACGTGCCCCTTTCGGAGCTGCACCTGGCGTACTTCACGTACAGCTTCGACGAAAGAAACGGGCTGCCCGGATATTTCAGGAACGTCCTTTTGAGAAACGACGAAGAGCTTCACAACCCGATTTTCGACACCGGGGGATTGCCCGACAAGGTGGCCGCTATGCTGTCGCGCGGGACCGGGCCGGTTCTGGAGGCGGACGCGCCCTACCCCGACATGGGAGAGGGAGACCTCGGATGGGCGACGTACCTTCCCCCCGCGCCCTACGCTCCCGCGCGGTTCAGGCTCGGGTCCTTCCTGTGCCACGTCAGCGTGGAGGACGCCAAAAAGGCCCTTATGGACGAAAATTTCGGCGCTTTGTCCGCGAACTTTGACATTGACGGGTATCTCGGGGGCGCTCATTTTTATTCGACGGAGGGCCACTCCAATCACGAGGTGCTCCTCGTCGGGTGGGACGACGGGTATTCCAGGGAGAACTTCAGGTCCGGGGACGTGGTTCCCGCCGAGGATGGGGCGTGGAAAATTCAGAACAGCTGGGGGACGGAGTTCGATGGCGAGCCCGTGGGCGACAACGGGTACTTTTACATCTCCTATGAGGACACGACGTTTTGCGACGACGTCCCCGGCCCGTATTCCATCACCCTGGAGCCCCTGGAGAGCTGGGACGGCATCTATTTTCACGACGCCCTGGGGCACTGTCTGAACATCGAGGGAAACAACCTCAGCGAACATCTGGAGGCGGCGGTTTTCGAGGCCGTCCGGGACGAGGAGGTTGTGGCGGCGGGCTTCGTCACCGCCAACGAGGACATGACCTACGAGATACAAATCTACAGGGACATCCCCTCGGGCGAGGGGCCCGGCGCGGGCAAACCGGCCCTTGCCGCCCCTCAGATCGGCGCGGCTTATGAGATGGGCTACCGGGCCGTGAGGCTGAAGGAGCCCGTGCGGGTGAAAAAGGGCGAGCGCTTCGCCGTGGCGGTGAAGATCGCGACGCGGGACGGGTCGGAGGCGTACCTGCCGGCGGAGGCGATGATCCCCGGATACAGCGACGACGCCGCCGTCTCCCCCGGCCACAGCTATCTTTACTCCGACGTGGGGAACGGCCCCGAGTGGCTGGACACCTACCAGCTCGTGATGACCGACGCCTGGGACGAATACTCGCCCCGGAACTTCGACGTGAACGTCAAGGCGTTCACCGTGGCGGCGTCAGAGCAAAAGTCCAGCGGCGGGGGATGCAGCGCGGGCGCTTTCGGCCCCTTCATGTTCCTGACGGCTCTCGCGGCGTTCGCAGCGGGAAGGAAACGGTAA